The Cytobacillus oceanisediminis genomic interval GGACGAGGACATATATGTTATCGATGCCGGATTAATGTTCCCTGAAAATGAAATGCTCGGAATTGACATCGTGATACCGGATATTACATATTTAGTACAAAACAAGGAAAGAGTGAAAGGGATTTTTCTGACACATGGACATGAAGATCACATTGGCGGCCTGTCTTATGTGCTGACAAAGGTCAATGTACCTGTTTATGGAACAAAGCTGACTCTGGCGCTGGCAAAAGCCAAAATGAAGGAACAGGAATACAAAGGCAAAGCGCAGTTTATTGAAATTAATTCAGACACCAAAGTGGAATTTGATTCGGCAGATGTAACTTTTTTCAGGACTGGCCATAGCATACCGGATAGTGTCGGGGTGGCTATCCATACATCCGAGGGTGCGATTGTGTATACAGGAGATTTCAAATTCGATCAGGCATCGACTGCCTTATACAAACCTGAAATCGGTAAAATGGCGCGCTTGGGGGAAGAGGGGATTCTTTGCCTTCTATCTGACAGTACAGAAGCAGAAAAGCCAGGCTACACCAACTCAGAATCGAAAGTGGCCAGAGAGATGACAGCTGCATTCTATGCTGCAAAGGGGAGAGTCATTGCTGCTTCATTTGCGTCTGACTTAATCCGTATACAGCATATTTTTGATGCTGCTATGGAAACGGGCAGGAAAGTGGCAGTGGTCGGGAGAAGTCTGCAAAAGATCTATGATATTGCCATGCAGCTTGGATATTTACAGGTAGGAGAAGATGTGATTATACCTGTCGCTGAAATCGGCAAATACAGTGATGACCAAATCGTTGTTCTTACGACAGGTACTCAGGGGGAGCCAATTGAGGCCCTTCAAAAAATGGCGAAGCAGTCTCACAGACAGGTGAATATAAAGAAGGGTGATACCGTTTTACTGGCGGCATCCCCTTTAAGAGGAACAGAGGTATTAATTTTTAAAACGATCGATATGCTGTTTAGGGCGGGTGCTGAAGTCATCCCTGGGAAGGGAACTTTTAATACCTCCAGCCATGGCAGCCAGGAAGAACTTAAATTTATGATTAATCTGATGAGCCCAAAATTCTTCATCCCGGTTCATGGGGAATACCGAATGCTGAAAGCGCATGCTAAAATTGCCAGGGACTGCGGATTATCAGGCGGACAAATTTTCATCCCGGATAAAGGCGATGTAGCAGAAATTAAGGATGGTGCAATCGTTCCCGGAGGAAAAATCCCTTCAGGAAATGTGCTGATTGATGGGATCGGTGTTGGCGACGTCGGAAATATCGTATTAAGGGACCGAAAGCTGCTATCGCAGGATGGAATCTTATTAGTGGTGGTCACTCTCAATAAAAAGGAAAAGAAAATTTCCGCTGGCCCTGAAATCATTACAAGAGGTTTTGTATATGTCAGGGAATCAGAAAAGCTTCTGGAAGAATCTGTAAAAATAGTAAGGGAAGCGGTAGAGCAGAACCTTGCCAGAGAATCCTTTGACTGGTCCGGCATTAAGCAGGATATGCGTGACAGCCTGAATCAGTATCTGTATGAAAAAACAAAACGCAGACCAATGATTCTTCCAATTCTTATGGAGGGATAACAAATAAAACACAGCCCGGCATTGAATGCCGGGCTGTGTTTTTTGCCCTCACTCTTCAGCAATAAAGCGCATGAAAAAGAATCCCGCGTTCATACTAACAATATATTGCTTGAAGGGAGAAATAAGGATGGAAAACGATATGAAAAATAACCGCAATGAGAGCGGGGAAGGGCAAGAACAGCCGAAAGAGGATAAACCATCTGCCCTTATGGAGAAGATTCAGCAGCTTGGACAGACGAATGTGCCGCAGCTGTCCCAGGATTCCAAAATTCATTGCTTGACCATTGTCGGACAAGTAGAAGGACATCTTCAGCTTCCGCCGCAAAATAAAACAACAAAATATGAACACTTAATTCCTCAAATTGTAGCGATTGAGCAAAACCCAAAAATAGAAGGTCTTTTGGTCATTTTGAATACAGTAGGCGGTGATGTGGAAGCCGGGCTGGCAATATCAGAAATGCTGGCATCTTTATCAAAGCCAACCGTCTCCATTGTCCTGGGAGGGGGCCATTCCATTGGTGTGCCTATTGCTGTGTCATGCGATTATTCATTTATTGCAGAGACGGCTACGATGACCATCCACCCAATCAGACTGACTGGCCTGGTAATCGGTGTGCCGCAAACGTTTGAGTATATGGATAAAATGCAGGATCGGGTAATTAATTTTGTAACAAAGCATTCAAATATCTCCGAACAGAAATTTAAAGACCTGATGTTTGATAAAGGCAACCTAACCAGGGATATTGGGACAAACGTGGTCGGCAGGGATG includes:
- a CDS encoding ClpP family protease; translation: MKNNRNESGEGQEQPKEDKPSALMEKIQQLGQTNVPQLSQDSKIHCLTIVGQVEGHLQLPPQNKTTKYEHLIPQIVAIEQNPKIEGLLVILNTVGGDVEAGLAISEMLASLSKPTVSIVLGGGHSIGVPIAVSCDYSFIAETATMTIHPIRLTGLVIGVPQTFEYMDKMQDRVINFVTKHSNISEQKFKDLMFDKGNLTRDIGTNVVGRDAVEYGLIDEVGGVGPALAKLNELIDMNKPKEEVMVQ
- a CDS encoding ribonuclease J; protein product: MKKRQNESIKLAALGGVGELGKNMYLAEVDEDIYVIDAGLMFPENEMLGIDIVIPDITYLVQNKERVKGIFLTHGHEDHIGGLSYVLTKVNVPVYGTKLTLALAKAKMKEQEYKGKAQFIEINSDTKVEFDSADVTFFRTGHSIPDSVGVAIHTSEGAIVYTGDFKFDQASTALYKPEIGKMARLGEEGILCLLSDSTEAEKPGYTNSESKVAREMTAAFYAAKGRVIAASFASDLIRIQHIFDAAMETGRKVAVVGRSLQKIYDIAMQLGYLQVGEDVIIPVAEIGKYSDDQIVVLTTGTQGEPIEALQKMAKQSHRQVNIKKGDTVLLAASPLRGTEVLIFKTIDMLFRAGAEVIPGKGTFNTSSHGSQEELKFMINLMSPKFFIPVHGEYRMLKAHAKIARDCGLSGGQIFIPDKGDVAEIKDGAIVPGGKIPSGNVLIDGIGVGDVGNIVLRDRKLLSQDGILLVVVTLNKKEKKISAGPEIITRGFVYVRESEKLLEESVKIVREAVEQNLARESFDWSGIKQDMRDSLNQYLYEKTKRRPMILPILMEG